CCTCTTTTTGGTGGACGCCCACCTCCCCTTCCGCCTGGTGGAGCGCCTGCGGGAGAGGGGCTACGACGCCCTGCACACCCGCGAGCTTCCCCGGGGCAACGCCACGCCGGACCAGGAGATATGCGCCCTCTCCCTGCGGGAACGGCGGGTGGTGGTCACCAAGGACGGGGACTTCGTCCAAGACCTGCTCCTCCGAAAGGAGCCCTACAA
This genomic window from Thermus aquaticus contains:
- a CDS encoding DUF5615 family PIN-like protein, which gives rise to MSEPLFLVDAHLPFRLVERLRERGYDALHTRELPRGNATPDQEICALSLRERRVVVTKDGDFVQDLLLRKEPY